A window of the Gossypium hirsutum isolate 1008001.06 chromosome A05, Gossypium_hirsutum_v2.1, whole genome shotgun sequence genome harbors these coding sequences:
- the LOC107958460 gene encoding probable GMP synthase [glutamine-hydrolyzing], translating into MSGPPRVRSANTATEMEARSVLGPAGNKVPTKPASKSTKKPVQQTPEGKDKEKVKELLTPQKKPTPAPQSLTLTASILRQQERMAGNFSMSLSCLSDGGASSSSAGSSSSGMTGGGGRRGGKHGIGVGVRRKQSGPKGESGVIVVDSWEGGCLDNKKRCGWVTTNSDLCYVAFHDEEWGVPAHDDKKLFELLSLSGALAELTWPTILSKRHLFRDTFLEFDPRAVSKLSEKKIGAPGSPASSLLSELKIRGIIENGHQICKVIDEFGSFDKYIWSFVNHKPIVGQFRYPRQVPVKSPKSEVISKDLIRRGFRSVGPTVVYSFMQVAGLTNDHLMSCFRFQECITGVESRGKVNNDEANDETKKVEETTALG; encoded by the exons ATGTCGGGACCGCCGAGGGTAAGGTCGGCTAACACTGCAACGGAAATGGAAGCGAGGTCGGTTCTGGGTCCGGCTGGGAACAAGGTCCCGACAAAACCGGCATCAAAATCGACCAAAAAACCAGTCCAGCAAACACCTGAGGGAAAAGACAAAGAGAAGGTTAAAGAACTGTTAACTCCACAGAAGAAACCAACGCCGGCCCCTCAATCGTTGACTTTGACTGCATCGATTTTGAGGCAGCAGGAAAGGATGGCGGGGAATTTTTCGATGAGTCTGTCGTGCTTGTCGGACGGAGGAGCATCGTCTTCATCGGCAGGGTCGTCGTCGAGTGGGATGACTGGCGGAGGAGGGCGGCGGGGTGGTAAACATGGAATCGGTGTTGGAGTGAGGAGGAAGCAAAGTGGGCCGAAAGGGGAGAGTGGGGTGATTGTGGTGGATTCATGGGAAGGTGGTTGCTTGGATAACAAGAAAAGATGTGGATGGGTCACAACCAATTCGG ATCTTTGTTATGTCGCTTTTCATGATGAAGAATGGGGAGTTCCAGCTCATGATGACAA GAAACTGTTTGAATTGCTCAGCTTATCAGGTGCTTTGGCTGAACTGACATGGCCTACCATCCTTAGCAAAAGACATTTGTTTAG GGACACCTTTCTGGAGTTTGATCCAAGGGCTGTTTCTAAactaagtgagaaaaagatagGAGCTCCTGGAAGCCCTGCCAGCTCTCTGCTATCAGAACTCAAGATTCGAGGCATcattgaaaatggacaccaaatATGCAAG GTAATAGATGAGTTTGGGTCATTTGACAAGTACATTTGGAGCTTCGTTAATCACAAGCCAATAGTTGGTCAATTTCGGTACCCTCGGCAGGTTCCAGTCAAGAGTCCAAAATCAGAGGTGATAAGCAAAGACCTCATCAGAAGAGGATTCCGAAGCGTAGGGCCTACAGTTGTATATTCATTCATGCAAGTGGCTGGATTGACTAATGACCATCTTATGAGTTGCTTTAGGTTTCAAGAATGCATAACAGGGGTGGAATCAAGGGGAAAAGTTAACAATGATGAAGCAAATGATGAAACTAAAAAAGTTGAGGAGACGACTGCCTTGGGATAA
- the LOC107958459 gene encoding probable WRKY transcription factor 40: MDTSSWVDTSLDLSPSSDRPLPLDTPKKEPSGNGNLIVFGKKLSMKEESGALVEELNRVNEENKKLTEMLAAMCESYNALQSQLTNLMSKIPVKELSPSKNRKSESSSNNNNNDNYNFGIIGNSESSSTDEDSCKKPKEEIIKAKVSRVYVRTEASDTSLVVKDGYQWRKYGQKVTRDNPSPRAYFKCSFAPTCPVKKKVQRSIDDQSVVIATYEGEHNHLPPSQMEPTSGSGHRGSASLNPSGPTMTPDFGKTKPSGSDVARICSSGLPKMDSPQVRQYLVEQMATSLTKDPKFTAALAAAISGRMFQQSPVE; the protein is encoded by the exons ATGGATACTTCTTCATGGGTGGATACTTCACTGGATCTAAGTCCTTCTTCAGATAGGCCCTTGCCACTTGACACTCCG AAGAAGGAACCAAGTGGAAATGGCAACTTGATTGTGTTTGGAAAGAAACTTTCTATGAAAGAAGAG AGTGGTGCTTTAGTGGAAGAATTGAACCGTGTCAACGAAGAAAACAAGAAGCTGACGGAAATGTTAGCAGCAATGTGTGAGAGCTACAATGCTTTGCAAAGCCAGTTGACGAATCTAATGAGCAAAATCCCAGTAAAAGAACTCAGCCCTTCAAAGAACAGAAAATCTGAaagcagcagcaacaacaacaacaacgaTAATTATAACTTTGGGATCATTGGAAACTCAGAGAGCAGCTCAACTGATGAAGATTCATGCAAGAAACCCAAAGAAGAAATTATAAAGGCCAAAGTTTCTAGAGTATATGTCAGGACTGAAGCATCTGATACTAGCCTT GTGGTAAAGGATGGATATCAATGGAGGAAATATGGGCAGAAGGTGACCAGGGATAATCCTTCCCCAAGAGCTTACTTCAAGTGTTCTTTTGCTCCAACCTGCCCTGTTAAAAAGAAG GTGCAAAGAAGTATTGACGATCAATCAGTGGTGATCGCAACATATGAAGGTGAACACAACCATCTTCCTCCTTCTCAAATGGAACCAACATCAGGTTCAGGCCACCGTGGTTCAGCCTCATTGAACCCATCTGGACCAACCATGACTCCAGACTTCGGCAAAACCAAGCCCAGTGGTAGTGATGTAGCTAGAATCTGCAGCTCCGGTCTGCCAAAAATGGATTCACCGCAAGTCAGACAATATTTGGTGGAACAGATGGCTACTTCTTTGACGAAAGACCCAAAATTCACAGCAGCATTGGCAGCTGCCATTTCAGGAAGAATGTTTCAGCAAAGTCcagttgaataa